Proteins from a genomic interval of Niabella soli DSM 19437:
- the glmS gene encoding glutamine--fructose-6-phosphate transaminase (isomerizing) — MCGIVGYTGQKQAYPIIVKGLKRLEYRGYDSAGVAILDSDHLKLYKKKGKVADLEEAIGTKNVQGTTGIGHTRWATHGEPSDRNAHPHISRSGTIAMIHNGIIENYAQLKGELLKKGYTFSSDTDTEVLLNFIDEIKTQNNCTLEEAVRIALKRVTGAYVILLIETANPDTIIAARKGSPLVIGVGKNEHFLGSDASPMLEYTKEVVYINDYELAIVKPDQLILKNLGNEIITPYVQKLDIELAAIEKGGFDHFMLKEIFEQPQTIFDCMRGRLNSQAGTITMAGIQQHADQIINASRIVIIACGTSWHAGLVAEYIFEELCRINVEVEYASEFRYRNPVINKGDVILAVSQSGETADTLVAIETAKEKGALILGVVNVVGSSISRTSHGGAYTHAGPEIGVASTKAFTAQLVVLTLIALKVAYMKGAINDSRYKGLLAELDLIPEKVAWVLNHHEQIKSIAEKYKDARDFLYLGRGYNFPVALEGALKLKEISYIHAEGYPAAEMKHGPIALVDEQLPVVVVATKDQYHEKVVSNIQEIKARKGKVIGIITEGDETSAALCDDVISVPEADEIVAPMLSVVPLQLLSYFIGVAKGCNVDQPRNLAKSVTVE; from the coding sequence ATGTGCGGAATTGTTGGATATACAGGGCAAAAACAAGCTTATCCGATTATTGTAAAAGGATTAAAAAGACTGGAATACAGGGGCTACGACAGTGCAGGAGTTGCTATTCTGGACAGCGATCATTTAAAGCTTTACAAAAAGAAAGGAAAGGTTGCCGACCTGGAAGAGGCCATCGGAACAAAAAATGTACAGGGCACCACCGGCATCGGGCATACCCGCTGGGCTACACATGGAGAACCGAGCGACCGGAATGCGCACCCGCATATTTCCCGGAGCGGCACGATAGCCATGATCCACAATGGCATCATTGAAAATTATGCGCAGCTTAAAGGAGAATTGCTAAAAAAGGGTTATACTTTTTCAAGCGATACAGATACCGAAGTGCTTTTAAATTTTATTGATGAAATCAAAACTCAAAACAACTGCACGTTAGAAGAAGCCGTACGCATTGCGTTGAAACGCGTAACCGGCGCTTATGTTATTTTATTGATCGAAACCGCAAACCCGGATACGATCATTGCGGCCCGTAAAGGTAGCCCCCTGGTGATTGGCGTGGGCAAGAACGAGCACTTCCTTGGTTCTGACGCCTCCCCCATGCTGGAATACACTAAAGAGGTGGTTTATATCAACGACTATGAACTGGCCATTGTAAAGCCCGATCAACTGATCCTCAAAAACCTCGGGAATGAAATTATTACACCCTATGTGCAAAAACTGGATATAGAACTTGCGGCTATCGAAAAGGGCGGTTTTGATCATTTTATGCTAAAGGAAATTTTTGAACAACCCCAAACCATATTTGATTGCATGCGCGGACGCCTCAATTCACAGGCGGGTACTATCACCATGGCAGGCATTCAGCAACATGCAGACCAGATCATAAACGCCAGCCGCATTGTGATCATCGCCTGCGGCACCAGTTGGCATGCGGGTTTGGTGGCCGAATATATTTTTGAAGAGCTCTGCCGTATCAATGTTGAAGTGGAATACGCCTCTGAGTTCCGCTACAGGAATCCTGTTATTAACAAAGGGGATGTGATCCTGGCGGTGAGCCAGAGCGGCGAAACGGCCGACACCCTGGTTGCCATAGAAACAGCAAAAGAAAAAGGCGCCTTGATTTTAGGAGTAGTTAATGTAGTAGGCTCCTCCATCTCCCGGACCAGTCATGGCGGCGCCTACACCCACGCCGGTCCGGAGATCGGTGTTGCCTCCACCAAAGCATTTACCGCACAACTAGTAGTGCTTACCCTTATTGCACTAAAAGTGGCCTATATGAAAGGGGCCATCAACGACAGCCGGTATAAAGGCCTGCTGGCCGAATTAGACCTTATCCCTGAAAAAGTAGCGTGGGTATTGAACCACCATGAGCAGATAAAATCAATCGCAGAAAAATATAAAGACGCCCGCGACTTCCTGTATCTGGGCCGCGGCTATAATTTTCCCGTTGCCCTGGAAGGCGCATTAAAGTTGAAAGAAATTTCTTATATCCACGCAGAAGGTTACCCCGCAGCGGAAATGAAACACGGCCCCATCGCCCTGGTAGACGAGCAACTTCCTGTAGTAGTGGTGGCTACCAAAGATCAGTATCACGAAAAAGTGGTGAGCAATATCCAGGAAATTAAAGCCCGAAAAGGAAAAGTGATCGGTATTATTACCGAAGGGGATGAAACCAGTGCGGCACTCTGTGATGATGTGATCAGCGTTCCGGAAGCCGACGAAATTGTGGCGCCGATGTTATCCGTTGTCCCCCTGCAATTGCTCTCTTATTTCATAGGGGTGGCAAAAGGATGCAATGTGGATCAACCAAGAAATCTTGCAAAAAGCGTAACAGTTGAGTAA
- a CDS encoding DeoR family transcriptional regulator, with amino-acid sequence MFKEERHAHILKDLKHKHRVLVAELATEMQVSPDTIRRDLQELAEKELVVKVHGGALPADFNEVLERCIKSNGKKL; translated from the coding sequence ATGTTTAAAGAAGAACGCCATGCACATATTTTGAAAGATCTGAAGCATAAACACCGTGTGCTGGTGGCTGAACTGGCAACAGAGATGCAGGTTTCGCCGGATACTATACGCAGGGATTTACAAGAGCTTGCTGAAAAAGAATTAGTGGTAAAAGTACATGGAGGCGCTTTGCCCGCGGATTTTAATGAAGTGTTGGAACGTTGTATTAAAAGCAATGGGAAAAAATTGTAG
- a CDS encoding DUF3347 domain-containing protein, with the protein MKKLLIFIVVLVLVFFVYRLVFKKNKDSGEKPVPVAVGKPTAAFDESVTQVLNSYYALTDGFVNWDTAAVTAGAGTLETTLAHLKVDELKKDTVIYQTVISTLDLAKMNGATIKGSHDWAEQRHALNDLSANLRTILLAVKYDKAPAYWQECPMAFGEGQSGNWLSAKAAIVNPYLGNKDPKFGKTMLNCGETKMTIDFTKVDSAPVK; encoded by the coding sequence ATGAAAAAACTTTTGATCTTTATTGTGGTGCTGGTGCTTGTTTTTTTTGTGTATAGACTTGTCTTCAAAAAAAATAAAGATTCCGGCGAAAAGCCGGTACCCGTTGCGGTAGGGAAGCCAACCGCAGCCTTTGATGAATCGGTAACGCAGGTTTTAAACAGTTATTATGCGCTGACCGACGGCTTTGTGAACTGGGATACCGCCGCTGTTACGGCAGGAGCGGGAACACTGGAAACAACGTTGGCGCATTTAAAAGTAGATGAACTAAAAAAAGATACGGTTATTTACCAGACCGTGATCTCTACACTGGATCTTGCAAAAATGAATGGGGCAACCATAAAAGGAAGCCACGATTGGGCAGAGCAGCGCCATGCGCTGAATGATTTATCCGCTAATCTCCGCACGATATTGTTAGCGGTGAAATATGATAAAGCGCCCGCTTACTGGCAGGAATGCCCCATGGCCTTTGGTGAGGGACAAAGCGGTAACTGGTTAAGCGCTAAGGCCGCTATTGTGAATCCTTACCTAGGAAATAAAGATCCCAAATTTGGGAAAACCATGTTAAATTGCGGCGAAACAAAAATGACCATTGATTTTACTAAAGTGGATTCAGCCCCGGTAAAATAA
- a CDS encoding DUF4954 family protein: MNQIKKLPVGDLGYNFIPKEFLPEGENEYYIRFKQNPATDYRPLTRQEIAILKSNGNRSDNWSNILVREGIDVLLIEDCTFFGLVRIGKLEPYFLEFSQLRTPVGLYRSLIVSCDIGNNVVINNVRMLSHYIIDDEAILINVNEMSCTSHSKFGNGIIKDGEPEDIRIWLELCNENGGRKVVPFDGMLPGDAWLWSKYRANEKLLNAFKNFTDQQFGRQRGTYGTVGKRTIIKNTHIIKDAQIGSDAYIKGANKLKNLTINSNETAKSQIGEGCEMVNGIMGAGSRAFYGVKAVRFILAPFSQLKYGARLINSYLGENATISCCEVLNTLLFPAHEQHHNNSFLCASLVMGQSNIAAGATIGSNHNSRAADGELQAGRGFWPGLCVSLKHNSKFASFTMIAKGDYPAELNVPMPFCLISNDVHKDQLVVMPGYWFLYNMYAILRNERKFADRDKRKEKKQLLEYDFLAPDTVNEIFTALDLLYLYTGKAFYQKNQMVGCDKEYSQKGRELLESQAPIIAQLDIFANGIEHSQRPVRIIKALEGYAVYKKMICYYGTCQLIHHLNQSSDKTLAAVKNLFEKAGERKSWLNVGGQLIPEKEVKILINSIESGAVKKGWDEVHDFYQQQAKEYPIEKLLHGLSSLKEIKRMERPDLDAHLLADLFYEAIATREWIAQSVYESKVKDYDNPFRKMIYDTTKEMEQVVGKLKDNPFINEQAEETAAFKKSTELLIEKIKQHS, translated from the coding sequence ATGAACCAGATAAAAAAACTTCCCGTAGGGGATTTGGGATATAATTTCATTCCGAAGGAATTTTTACCCGAAGGTGAAAACGAATATTATATTCGTTTCAAACAGAATCCTGCTACAGACTACCGGCCGCTGACGCGGCAGGAGATCGCTATACTAAAGTCGAATGGCAACCGGTCCGACAACTGGTCCAATATCCTGGTACGGGAAGGAATCGATGTATTATTGATCGAGGACTGCACTTTTTTTGGGCTGGTCCGCATCGGCAAACTGGAACCTTATTTTTTGGAGTTCAGCCAGTTGCGCACGCCCGTGGGTTTATACCGCAGCCTGATTGTAAGTTGCGATATCGGCAATAATGTAGTCATCAATAATGTGCGGATGCTGAGTCATTATATTATCGATGACGAAGCCATCCTGATCAATGTAAATGAAATGTCCTGCACCTCCCACAGCAAATTCGGGAACGGCATCATCAAAGACGGCGAACCGGAAGATATCCGCATCTGGCTGGAGCTTTGCAATGAAAACGGTGGCAGAAAAGTGGTACCTTTTGATGGTATGCTGCCTGGCGACGCCTGGCTATGGTCAAAATACCGCGCCAATGAAAAACTGCTCAATGCTTTTAAAAATTTTACAGACCAGCAATTTGGCAGGCAACGGGGCACCTACGGTACCGTAGGAAAACGGACTATAATAAAGAATACCCATATTATTAAAGATGCACAAATAGGCAGCGACGCCTATATAAAGGGCGCCAACAAGCTAAAGAACCTTACTATCAACTCCAATGAAACAGCGAAATCCCAAATCGGGGAAGGCTGCGAAATGGTTAACGGTATCATGGGGGCCGGCAGCCGGGCCTTTTATGGTGTAAAAGCGGTCCGCTTTATTTTAGCTCCGTTCTCACAGCTTAAGTATGGTGCCCGGCTGATCAATTCTTACCTGGGGGAGAACGCTACCATTTCCTGTTGCGAAGTATTAAACACCCTCCTCTTTCCGGCGCATGAACAGCACCACAACAATTCCTTTCTTTGTGCATCGCTGGTGATGGGGCAAAGTAATATTGCCGCAGGCGCTACTATAGGATCGAATCATAATTCCCGGGCCGCAGACGGCGAATTGCAGGCGGGACGCGGCTTCTGGCCGGGGCTTTGTGTAAGCCTGAAACACAATTCAAAATTTGCCTCCTTTACCATGATCGCCAAAGGCGATTATCCCGCCGAACTAAATGTCCCGATGCCCTTTTGCCTGATCAGCAACGATGTGCACAAGGATCAATTGGTAGTGATGCCGGGTTATTGGTTTTTATATAATATGTATGCGATCCTGCGTAATGAACGGAAATTTGCAGATCGTGATAAACGAAAAGAGAAAAAACAATTACTGGAGTATGATTTCCTGGCACCAGATACTGTAAACGAAATCTTTACTGCTCTGGACCTCCTCTACCTATATACCGGGAAGGCTTTCTATCAGAAGAATCAAATGGTGGGCTGTGATAAAGAATACAGCCAGAAGGGCCGGGAACTGCTGGAAAGCCAGGCCCCTATTATAGCCCAGCTTGACATTTTCGCCAACGGGATCGAGCATTCGCAGCGCCCGGTACGGATCATAAAAGCGCTGGAAGGCTACGCCGTTTACAAAAAAATGATCTGCTATTACGGTACCTGCCAGCTCATTCATCACTTGAACCAATCCAGCGACAAAACGCTTGCCGCTGTAAAAAATCTTTTTGAAAAAGCCGGGGAGCGCAAATCCTGGTTAAATGTGGGCGGACAACTGATCCCTGAAAAAGAGGTGAAAATACTGATCAATTCCATTGAATCCGGTGCTGTTAAAAAAGGCTGGGATGAGGTGCATGATTTTTATCAACAGCAGGCAAAAGAGTACCCAATAGAAAAGCTATTGCATGGATTGAGTTCCCTGAAAGAAATAAAACGCATGGAGCGCCCAGATCTGGATGCGCACTTATTAGCGGACCTTTTTTATGAAGCAATTGCTACCAGGGAGTGGATCGCACAATCCGTTTACGAATCAAAAGTAAAAGACTATGACAACCCTTTCCGTAAAATGATATATGATACTACGAAAGAAATGGAACAGGTTGTGGGCAAATTAAAAGACAACCCCTTCATCAATGAACAGGCTGAAGAAACGGCTGCTTTTAAAAAAAGTACGGAGCTCCTGATTGAGAAAATAAAACAACATTCCTAG
- a CDS encoding DUF3175 domain-containing protein translates to MKPKSTSAKRGTGKWSKRVNKTSNALDLEPDIFKSEPNIRELRKQPRGYWFRY, encoded by the coding sequence ATGAAACCAAAAAGTACATCAGCAAAGCGGGGTACAGGAAAATGGTCCAAACGGGTGAATAAAACCAGCAATGCGCTGGATCTGGAGCCCGATATTTTTAAATCCGAGCCAAACATCCGGGAGCTACGGAAACAGCCGCGCGGCTACTGGTTCCGCTACTGA